The proteins below are encoded in one region of Shewanella putrefaciens:
- the adhE gene encoding bifunctional acetaldehyde-CoA/alcohol dehydrogenase, protein MLVTNAQELDLMVERVAKAQAEYATFSQAQVDAIFRAAALAAADARISLAKMAASETRMGIIEDKVIKNHFASEYIYNKYKDEKTCGILSEDLTFGTITIAEPVGIICGIVPTTNPTSTAIFKALISLKTRNAIIFSPHPRAKTSTTTAAKLVLDAAVAAGAPKDIIGWIDEPSVALSNQLMTHPKVNLILATGGPGMVKAAYSSGKPAIGVGAGNTPIVIDETADIKRAVSSILMSKTFDNGVVCASEQAVIVVDSIYEQVKERFASHGGYILSADQTAAMQQVILKNGGLNADIVGQSAATIAQMAGFEVPHWTKVLIGEVTEITEAEAFAHEKLSPLLGMYLAADFNEAVDKAEALVALGGIGHTSGLYTDQDTQTERVKTFGFRMKTARILINTPASQGGIGDLYNFKLAPSLTLGCGSWGGNSISENVGPSHLINKKTVAKRAENMLWHKLPSSIYFRRGSLPIALEELSDKKRALIVTDRFLFNQGYCDETIRILKAQGLETEIFYDVEADPTLAIVRQGAKVAQSFKPDVIIALGGGSPMDAAKIIWVMYEHPDVDFADLALRFMDIRKRIYKFPKMGAKAMMVAIPTTSGTGSEVTPFAVVTDEHTGKKYPIADYQLTPNMAIVDPNLVMNMPKSLTAFGGIDAVTHALEAYVSVMANEYSDGQALQALDLLCKYLPDAYNLGSQSPIAREKVHNGATIAGIAFANAFLGICHSMAHKLGAEFHLAHGLANALLISNVIRFNATDLPTKQAAFSQYDRPKALCRYAAIADHLQLGGTSDEEKVEKLLEKIEQLKKTLGIPASIQEAGVNEADFLAKLDEVAEDAFDDQCTGANPRYPLINELKQLLLDSYYGRAYSDNN, encoded by the coding sequence ATGTTAGTGACCAATGCACAAGAACTGGACCTGATGGTCGAGCGTGTCGCCAAAGCACAGGCCGAATATGCAACCTTTAGCCAGGCACAAGTCGATGCCATATTCCGTGCGGCCGCCCTCGCCGCTGCCGATGCACGGATCTCGCTAGCCAAAATGGCTGCCAGTGAAACCCGCATGGGAATTATCGAAGACAAGGTCATCAAAAACCACTTTGCCTCGGAATATATTTATAACAAATATAAAGATGAGAAAACCTGCGGTATTTTATCGGAGGATCTCACCTTCGGCACTATCACTATCGCCGAACCCGTAGGCATTATTTGTGGCATAGTCCCCACCACAAATCCCACATCGACGGCCATTTTTAAGGCACTGATCAGCCTAAAAACCCGCAATGCGATTATTTTTTCCCCCCACCCAAGGGCAAAAACCTCTACCACAACGGCAGCCAAATTAGTGCTCGATGCCGCCGTTGCTGCGGGGGCGCCAAAGGATATTATCGGCTGGATTGATGAGCCCAGTGTTGCACTATCGAATCAGTTAATGACTCACCCTAAAGTGAATCTTATCCTCGCCACCGGTGGCCCTGGTATGGTGAAAGCCGCTTATTCTTCGGGTAAACCCGCCATTGGTGTGGGCGCGGGAAATACCCCCATTGTGATTGATGAAACCGCCGATATTAAGCGCGCGGTCAGCTCAATATTGATGTCAAAAACCTTCGATAACGGTGTGGTGTGTGCCTCTGAACAAGCGGTAATCGTAGTCGACAGTATCTATGAGCAAGTTAAAGAGCGTTTTGCCAGCCACGGCGGCTATATACTGTCGGCGGATCAAACGGCGGCAATGCAGCAAGTGATTTTAAAAAATGGCGGCTTAAATGCCGATATCGTTGGCCAAAGCGCGGCAACGATCGCCCAAATGGCGGGATTTGAGGTCCCCCATTGGACCAAAGTGTTGATTGGTGAAGTCACTGAAATCACCGAAGCAGAAGCCTTTGCCCACGAAAAACTCTCCCCCTTACTCGGCATGTACCTCGCCGCAGATTTTAATGAGGCTGTCGATAAGGCCGAAGCCTTAGTGGCATTGGGCGGCATTGGCCATACCTCTGGGCTTTACACCGACCAAGATACCCAAACCGAGCGGGTGAAGACCTTCGGTTTTAGAATGAAAACTGCGCGGATCTTAATTAACACCCCCGCTTCCCAAGGGGGGATTGGCGATCTCTATAACTTTAAATTGGCACCCTCACTCACCTTAGGTTGCGGCTCTTGGGGCGGAAACTCGATTTCAGAAAACGTCGGGCCGAGTCATTTGATCAACAAAAAAACCGTCGCTAAGAGGGCCGAAAATATGCTGTGGCATAAACTTCCATCATCCATTTACTTCCGCCGCGGCAGTCTCCCCATAGCACTAGAGGAATTAAGCGATAAAAAACGCGCGCTTATTGTCACAGATAGATTTTTATTCAACCAAGGTTATTGCGATGAAACCATTCGCATTTTGAAGGCCCAGGGTCTTGAAACCGAAATTTTCTATGACGTTGAAGCCGACCCCACCTTAGCCATTGTTCGCCAGGGAGCTAAAGTCGCCCAAAGCTTTAAACCCGACGTGATCATTGCCCTCGGTGGTGGCTCGCCCATGGATGCGGCTAAGATTATTTGGGTGATGTACGAACATCCCGATGTCGATTTTGCCGACTTGGCACTGCGCTTTATGGATATCCGTAAACGTATCTATAAGTTCCCTAAAATGGGGGCGAAAGCCATGATGGTGGCCATACCCACGACCTCGGGCACGGGCTCTGAAGTCACTCCTTTTGCCGTAGTGACCGATGAACATACGGGCAAGAAATACCCCATTGCCGATTACCAACTCACCCCCAATATGGCGATTGTTGATCCTAATTTAGTGATGAATATGCCTAAATCCCTGACGGCCTTTGGTGGCATAGATGCGGTAACCCATGCACTAGAAGCCTATGTCAGCGTGATGGCAAATGAGTACAGCGATGGTCAAGCACTGCAGGCTCTGGACTTACTGTGCAAATATTTGCCCGATGCCTATAACCTGGGCTCACAGTCCCCCATCGCCCGCGAAAAAGTCCACAATGGCGCCACCATTGCGGGTATCGCCTTTGCCAACGCTTTCCTCGGGATCTGCCACTCTATGGCCCATAAACTGGGGGCCGAATTCCACCTTGCCCATGGGTTAGCCAATGCACTACTGATCAGTAATGTGATCCGTTTTAATGCAACGGATCTCCCCACAAAACAAGCGGCCTTTAGCCAATACGACAGGCCAAAAGCCCTGTGCCGCTACGCTGCTATCGCAGATCATTTACAGTTAGGCGGAACATCCGATGAGGAAAAAGTCGAAAAATTGCTGGAAAAAATCGAGCAACTCAAGAAGACGTTGGGCATTCCTGCTTCTATCCAAGAAGCCGGCGTCAACGAAGCCGACTTCCTCGCCAAGTTAGATGAAGTTGCAGAAGATGCCTTCGATGATCAATGCACTGGGGCAAATCCACGTTACCCATTGATTAACGAGTTAAAACAACTGCTGCTCGATAGCTACTATGGCAGAGCCTATAGTGACAACAACTAA
- a CDS encoding M14 family metallopeptidase produces the protein MANLKFYPIGTVGEKWGEAEKAAWLASTQIKRFYQDDVVTPLKAMEPKLAALGLSLVQYGALSIAPARYPLFAAKSTTFDPQKITVLVTGGVHGYETSGVHGALAFLADKAADYVDRVNLVVAVCVSPWGYETINRWNPKAIDPNRSFYANSPAEESAALMALVASVPQGFDVHVDLHETTDSDEDEFRPALAARDGKDFIPGTIPDGFYAVGDTENPQDAFQKAIIDGVSKVTHIAPADDKGEIIGSTVVQHGVINYPLKSLGLCSSVTGCIYNTTTEVYPDSPSATPEECNLAQVAAIISAIDYVLALR, from the coding sequence ATGGCAAATTTAAAATTTTACCCAATCGGGACTGTCGGTGAAAAATGGGGCGAAGCTGAAAAGGCCGCTTGGCTTGCGAGCACTCAAATTAAACGCTTCTATCAGGACGATGTAGTGACACCGCTTAAGGCGATGGAGCCTAAATTAGCGGCATTAGGGCTGAGCTTAGTGCAATATGGCGCGTTATCGATTGCTCCTGCGCGCTATCCCTTGTTTGCGGCTAAATCCACGACTTTCGATCCACAAAAAATCACTGTATTAGTCACTGGTGGCGTACACGGCTATGAAACCAGTGGCGTGCATGGGGCTTTGGCGTTTTTAGCGGATAAGGCGGCCGATTATGTTGATCGCGTCAATCTGGTGGTCGCCGTATGCGTGAGCCCTTGGGGCTATGAGACCATTAATCGCTGGAACCCAAAGGCTATCGATCCAAACCGTTCTTTTTATGCTAATAGCCCAGCAGAAGAATCGGCAGCCCTGATGGCACTCGTGGCAAGCGTACCACAAGGTTTTGATGTGCATGTGGATTTACACGAAACCACCGACTCGGATGAGGATGAATTTCGTCCTGCATTGGCTGCGCGCGATGGTAAAGACTTTATCCCTGGCACTATCCCAGATGGTTTTTATGCCGTAGGTGATACCGAAAATCCGCAGGATGCGTTCCAAAAGGCGATTATTGATGGCGTCAGTAAAGTCACTCATATCGCGCCTGCCGATGACAAGGGCGAGATCATTGGCTCGACTGTGGTGCAGCATGGGGTGATTAACTATCCGCTGAAGTCATTAGGGCTGTGCAGTAGTGTGACGGGTTGTATTTATAACACCACCACTGAAGTGTATCCCGACAGCCCGTCGGCCACACCCGAGGAATGTAACTTAGCCCAAGTGGCGGCGATCATCAGTGCCATCGATTATGTGCTCGCACTGCGCTAG
- a CDS encoding GNAT family N-acetyltransferase produces MLIRAASKADIEAISALITHLTQVYIAPTCTEVGAQTLVKAMSVESVVHYFALGYQYHVAMNEAGELVGVVGVKDNSHLYHLFVADSAKGQGLSRQLWELAKAECLAKGNPGTFTVNSAVNALHVYQHFGFIAQSDIRERGGIRDIPMQLVL; encoded by the coding sequence ATGCTGATCAGAGCGGCGAGTAAAGCAGATATTGAGGCGATAAGCGCGTTAATCACGCACCTCACACAAGTTTATATCGCTCCCACGTGCACAGAGGTTGGCGCACAAACCTTAGTCAAAGCCATGTCGGTTGAGTCGGTGGTTCATTATTTTGCCTTAGGTTATCAATATCATGTTGCGATGAATGAGGCTGGCGAACTCGTCGGTGTGGTGGGCGTTAAGGATAATAGTCATCTCTATCATCTTTTTGTGGCAGATTCTGCTAAGGGACAAGGCTTATCTCGTCAGCTTTGGGAACTCGCCAAAGCTGAGTGCCTAGCCAAGGGAAACCCTGGCACGTTTACCGTTAACTCGGCGGTGAATGCGCTGCACGTCTATCAGCACTTTGGCTTTATTGCGCAAAGTGATATTCGTGAGCGCGGCGGGATCCGCGATATTCCAATGCAGCTAGTGCTTTGA
- a CDS encoding alpha/beta hydrolase family protein, whose product MKIAPLLLALSAAGLAYSAYGAESTPFTVQQLVKLNKLHSTTVSHDGTKLVYGLKTVNDKGEASSDLYLLDLTQADAKPMQLTSAAGTEHDVSFASDDKSIYFLASRSGSSQLFQLPLTGGEAQQVSELPLDIDGYKLSNDGQQIVLSMRVFPECKDLACSKDKFTAESERKSTGREYKQLMVRHWDTWEDHARNHLFVGALNGEKLTKVVDITQGLDTETPPKPFSGMEEVTFTPDGKFVVYSAKAPSKDQAWTTNYDLWQVPVTGGTATNLTADNIAWDAQPTFSSDGRYLAYLAMTKPGFEADRYRIMLRDTSTGQSKEVAPLWDRSPSSLMFAPDNRTLYVTAQDIGQVSIFKVNTQFGDVQSVYSDGSNSLIAIADDQLIFDNKTLVEPGDLYRINTDGQGLKRLTEVNKDKLAKIKFGEFQQFSFKGWNNEDVYGYWIKPANYQEGKKYPIAYLVHGGPQGSFGNAFSGRWNAQLWAGAGYGVVMVDFHGSTGYGQAFTDSISQDWGGKPLEDLQKGLAAVSQQQKWLDPQKACALGGSYGGYMMNWIQGNWNDGFKCLVNHAGLFDMRSMYYVTEEVWFPEHEFGGTYSDNKALYEKFNPVNYVENWKTPMLVIHGEKDFRVPYGQGLATFSYMQRKGIPSELLIFPDENHWILKPENLEQWYANVFRWMDSWTKK is encoded by the coding sequence ATGAAAATAGCTCCTCTCCTATTGGCGCTTAGCGCCGCAGGTTTGGCGTATTCTGCCTATGGGGCCGAATCCACGCCTTTTACTGTGCAACAGCTGGTTAAACTCAACAAATTGCATTCGACAACCGTGTCCCACGATGGCACTAAGCTGGTCTACGGCCTGAAAACCGTTAATGATAAGGGAGAGGCGAGTTCCGATTTATATTTATTAGATCTGACTCAAGCGGATGCTAAACCAATGCAGCTCACATCGGCTGCGGGCACTGAGCATGATGTTAGTTTTGCCAGCGATGATAAATCGATTTATTTCCTTGCCAGTCGTAGTGGCTCAAGCCAACTTTTCCAACTGCCATTAACGGGCGGTGAAGCGCAGCAGGTTTCTGAGCTGCCACTGGATATTGATGGTTACAAACTCTCAAACGATGGTCAGCAAATCGTGCTCAGCATGCGCGTCTTCCCAGAGTGCAAGGATTTAGCCTGTTCAAAGGATAAATTTACCGCCGAGTCTGAGCGTAAATCGACGGGCCGTGAATACAAGCAGTTGATGGTGCGCCACTGGGATACCTGGGAAGACCACGCCCGTAACCACTTATTTGTGGGCGCTTTAAACGGTGAGAAGCTGACCAAAGTCGTGGATATCACCCAAGGACTCGACACTGAAACGCCACCAAAACCCTTCTCTGGCATGGAAGAAGTGACCTTCACCCCAGACGGCAAATTTGTAGTTTATAGCGCAAAGGCGCCAAGCAAAGATCAAGCCTGGACCACAAACTACGATTTGTGGCAAGTGCCTGTCACGGGCGGCACTGCGACTAACTTAACCGCCGACAATATCGCCTGGGACGCGCAGCCAACATTCTCGAGTGATGGCCGTTACCTAGCCTATTTGGCGATGACTAAACCCGGTTTTGAGGCCGACCGTTATCGCATCATGCTGCGCGATACCAGTACAGGTCAGTCAAAGGAAGTGGCGCCGCTGTGGGATAGAAGCCCAAGCTCGTTGATGTTTGCACCTGATAACCGCACTCTGTACGTGACGGCGCAGGACATTGGCCAAGTATCGATTTTCAAAGTAAATACCCAGTTTGGTGATGTGCAATCGGTTTACAGCGACGGCAGCAATAGCCTGATCGCTATTGCCGACGATCAACTGATCTTCGACAATAAAACCTTAGTTGAGCCGGGCGATCTGTATCGCATCAATACCGACGGTCAAGGCCTTAAGCGCTTGACCGAAGTGAATAAAGACAAACTCGCAAAAATCAAATTCGGTGAATTCCAACAATTTAGCTTTAAAGGCTGGAACAACGAAGACGTTTACGGCTATTGGATCAAACCCGCCAACTACCAAGAAGGTAAAAAGTATCCGATTGCCTACTTAGTCCACGGTGGCCCGCAGGGCTCCTTTGGTAACGCCTTTAGCGGTCGTTGGAATGCCCAGTTATGGGCTGGCGCGGGTTACGGCGTTGTTATGGTCGACTTCCACGGTTCTACCGGTTACGGCCAAGCCTTTACCGACTCTATCAGCCAAGATTGGGGCGGTAAGCCATTAGAAGACTTACAAAAAGGTCTTGCGGCTGTGAGTCAGCAACAAAAATGGCTCGATCCACAGAAAGCCTGTGCACTCGGTGGTTCCTACGGCGGCTACATGATGAACTGGATCCAAGGCAACTGGAACGATGGCTTTAAGTGTCTCGTCAACCACGCGGGTCTGTTCGATATGCGTTCCATGTATTATGTGACCGAAGAAGTCTGGTTCCCTGAGCATGAATTTGGTGGCACTTACTCAGATAACAAAGCCTTATATGAGAAGTTTAACCCAGTGAACTATGTGGAAAACTGGAAAACGCCTATGCTGGTTATCCACGGTGAGAAGGACTTTCGCGTCCCTTACGGCCAAGGGCTAGCCACATTCAGTTATATGCAGCGCAAAGGGATCCCCTCTGAACTGCTGATTTTCCCCGATGAAAACCACTGGATCTTAAAGCCAGAGAACCTAGAACAATGGTACGCCAATGTGTTCCGTTGGATGGATAGCTGGACCAAAAAGTAA
- a CDS encoding fumarate hydratase, whose product MSSHDKTSENTVIKQADFIESVADALQYISYYHPKDFVDAMSQAYEREQSAAAKDAIAQILINSRMSAEGKRPLCQDTGIVTTFVKVGMGVKWDKTDMTIQQMVDEGVRRAYTNPDNPLRASIVADPAGSRKNTKDNTPSVVHIDMVPGNHVEVAIAAKGGGSENKAKMVMLNPSDDIAAWVEKTLPTMGAGWCPPGMLGIGIGGTAEKAAVLAKEALMESVDIHELMARGAETTEEKLRLDIFERANNLGIGAQGLGGLTTVLDVKIKTAPTHAASKPVVMIPNCAATRHVHFHLDGTGPADLAPPSLSDWPEITREVGDDVRRVNLDTVTQADIEQWQSGETILLSGKMLTGRDAAHKRIQSLIESGEGLPEGVDFTGKFIYYVGPVDPVGNEVVGPAGPTTATRMDKFTDLMLDKTGLMGMIGKAERGPATVESIKKHKAVYLMAVGGAAYLVSKAIKHSRVVAFADLGMEAIYEFDVQDMPVTVAVDSNGVNAHETGPAIWKVNIANAKA is encoded by the coding sequence ATGTCATCTCACGATAAAACCTCTGAAAACACTGTGATTAAACAAGCCGACTTTATTGAAAGTGTGGCCGATGCCCTGCAATACATTTCCTATTACCACCCTAAGGATTTTGTTGATGCCATGAGCCAAGCTTATGAGCGTGAGCAAAGTGCGGCGGCGAAGGATGCGATTGCACAAATTCTGATTAACTCGCGCATGTCTGCCGAAGGTAAACGCCCACTGTGCCAAGATACTGGTATCGTGACCACGTTTGTTAAAGTGGGTATGGGGGTTAAGTGGGACAAAACCGATATGACCATTCAGCAAATGGTCGATGAGGGTGTGCGTCGCGCTTATACCAATCCAGATAACCCGTTGCGTGCATCGATTGTGGCCGATCCTGCGGGCAGTCGTAAAAATACCAAAGATAACACCCCGTCTGTGGTGCATATCGACATGGTGCCAGGTAACCACGTTGAAGTCGCCATTGCGGCAAAGGGCGGCGGCAGTGAAAACAAAGCTAAGATGGTGATGTTAAACCCATCGGATGATATCGCCGCTTGGGTAGAAAAAACGCTGCCAACCATGGGCGCGGGCTGGTGTCCCCCAGGAATGCTGGGCATCGGTATTGGCGGCACCGCCGAAAAAGCGGCAGTGCTTGCTAAAGAAGCCCTGATGGAAAGCGTGGATATCCACGAACTAATGGCGCGCGGCGCAGAAACCACCGAAGAAAAACTGCGTTTAGATATTTTTGAGCGTGCTAACAACTTAGGTATTGGTGCGCAGGGTCTGGGTGGGTTAACCACAGTATTAGATGTGAAAATCAAGACCGCACCGACCCACGCGGCGTCCAAACCTGTGGTGATGATCCCGAACTGTGCGGCAACCCGCCACGTACACTTCCATTTAGATGGCACAGGCCCTGCGGATTTAGCGCCACCTTCACTTAGCGACTGGCCAGAAATTACCCGTGAAGTGGGTGATGATGTGCGCCGCGTCAACTTAGATACTGTGACGCAAGCGGATATCGAACAGTGGCAGAGCGGTGAAACCATTCTGCTGAGCGGAAAAATGCTTACCGGCCGTGATGCTGCCCATAAGCGTATTCAAAGCCTGATTGAAAGCGGTGAGGGCTTACCAGAAGGTGTGGACTTTACTGGTAAGTTTATCTATTACGTTGGCCCAGTTGACCCTGTGGGTAATGAAGTTGTCGGTCCGGCTGGCCCAACCACCGCGACTCGTATGGATAAGTTCACCGACTTGATGCTGGATAAAACTGGCCTGATGGGCATGATAGGTAAAGCCGAGCGCGGCCCTGCGACCGTCGAGTCCATCAAAAAACACAAAGCGGTTTATCTGATGGCCGTTGGCGGCGCTGCGTATCTGGTGTCTAAAGCGATTAAACATTCTCGCGTGGTGGCCTTTGCCGATTTAGGCATGGAAGCGATTTATGAGTTTGACGTACAGGATATGCCTGTCACTGTAGCGGTGGATTCAAACGGCGTAAATGCCCATGAAACCGGCCCCGCGATTTGGAAAGTGAATATCGCTAACGCAAAAGCCTAA
- the pabB gene encoding aminodeoxychorismate synthase component I, which produces MAIRASKQLASRQLDWTLSTAAVFQHFAADNWAILLDSANAPHQDARFDIICANPIATLVTQGERTDIQRVLPHLDLPVGIDATDDPFALVNALLTHWYPHSFASEFPFSGGAMGSFSYDLGRRIEAIAASAKQDIQLPEMNIGFYDWALIFDYQSQHWHLVHYLGEEALDAELKKIHAKINNTSITSPFSLTSPWTAQINKAQYIEKFNAVQAYLHSGDCYQINLTQRFEASYQGDEWSAYCQLRHANKAPFSAFMRLPDNAILSISPERFIQLRGDKIQTKPIKGTLPRHADPLLDAQAASSLANSPKDRAENVMIVDLLRNDIGKVATAGSVRVPHLFEIESFPAVHHLVSTVTATLDPKYSACDLLRAAFPGGSITGAPKIRAMEIIEELEPSRRSLYCGSMGYISQDGQMDTSITIRTIVAERGKLYCWAGGGIVADSEVNAEYQESFDKVSRILPLLGAESPVQY; this is translated from the coding sequence ATGGCAATTAGGGCGTCAAAACAGCTTGCATCACGCCAACTTGACTGGACATTAAGCACAGCGGCAGTCTTTCAACACTTCGCCGCTGACAATTGGGCCATCCTATTAGACTCGGCAAATGCACCGCATCAAGACGCTAGATTCGATATTATTTGCGCCAATCCCATCGCAACCTTAGTGACCCAAGGTGAGCGAACTGATATCCAGCGAGTTCTACCCCATCTGGATTTACCTGTGGGAATAGATGCGACCGATGATCCTTTTGCCTTAGTCAATGCCCTATTAACCCATTGGTATCCTCATTCCTTTGCCAGCGAATTCCCCTTTAGCGGCGGCGCCATGGGCAGTTTTAGTTACGATTTAGGCCGCCGTATCGAAGCCATAGCCGCAAGCGCCAAACAGGATATTCAATTGCCCGAGATGAATATCGGCTTCTATGACTGGGCGCTGATCTTTGATTACCAGAGCCAGCATTGGCATTTAGTGCATTACCTTGGGGAAGAAGCACTCGATGCTGAATTGAAAAAAATTCACGCAAAAATCAATAACACGTCCATTACCAGCCCATTCAGCCTCACGAGCCCATGGACTGCGCAAATCAATAAAGCCCAATACATCGAAAAATTTAACGCAGTCCAAGCTTATTTACACAGCGGTGATTGCTATCAAATTAACTTAACGCAAAGATTCGAAGCGAGTTATCAGGGCGATGAATGGAGTGCCTATTGTCAACTACGTCACGCCAATAAAGCCCCCTTCTCGGCATTTATGCGTCTGCCAGATAACGCGATATTATCCATTTCACCCGAGCGCTTTATTCAGCTTCGCGGGGATAAGATTCAAACCAAACCCATTAAGGGCACATTGCCGCGCCATGCCGATCCCCTGCTCGATGCTCAGGCCGCCAGTAGCTTGGCAAATTCGCCAAAGGATCGCGCCGAAAATGTCATGATTGTCGATTTACTGCGAAACGATATCGGCAAAGTCGCCACGGCGGGCTCAGTGCGGGTACCACATCTGTTTGAGATTGAAAGTTTTCCCGCGGTGCACCATTTAGTCAGCACAGTGACGGCAACACTCGATCCCAAATACAGCGCCTGCGATCTATTGCGCGCCGCTTTTCCTGGCGGCTCGATTACCGGGGCCCCCAAAATTCGTGCCATGGAAATTATTGAAGAATTGGAGCCGTCCCGCAGAAGTTTGTACTGTGGTTCCATGGGCTATATCAGCCAAGACGGCCAGATGGACACCAGTATTACCATTCGCACTATCGTTGCCGAACGGGGTAAACTCTATTGCTGGGCTGGCGGTGGCATAGTGGCGGATTCCGAGGTGAATGCCGAGTATCAGGAAAGCTTCGATAAAGTCAGCCGAATTTTACCTTTACTTGGCGCCGAGTCCCCCGTCCAGTATTAG
- a CDS encoding CoA pyrophosphatase: MDQAEFRLRFNLHPLAAQDPAAFPHLGLRKAAVLIPLQDINGELHLILTQRPLHLRAHPGQISFPGGKIEPSDPDAIAAALREAEEEIGLLRQNVDVIGTFPAHNTFTGFEITPVVGIIKQEFELKLDPGEVADCFTVPLSFFIAPGNRHQKRFLRQGRYYRVHFIPYQQRFIWGATAAIIDHLCRHLSIPEEFI; the protein is encoded by the coding sequence ATGGATCAAGCTGAATTTAGACTCAGATTTAATCTGCATCCTTTAGCCGCGCAGGATCCGGCGGCCTTCCCTCACCTTGGTTTGCGTAAGGCCGCAGTGCTGATCCCCCTGCAGGACATTAACGGTGAGCTGCATTTAATTTTGACCCAAAGACCCCTGCACCTAAGGGCTCATCCAGGGCAAATCAGTTTCCCCGGTGGTAAAATTGAGCCAAGTGATCCAGATGCTATCGCGGCGGCCCTACGGGAGGCGGAGGAGGAAATTGGCTTATTAAGGCAGAATGTCGATGTGATTGGCACTTTTCCGGCCCACAATACCTTTACCGGATTTGAAATCACCCCCGTGGTCGGCATTATTAAGCAGGAATTTGAACTTAAACTCGATCCCGGTGAGGTGGCCGATTGTTTTACTGTGCCCTTAAGCTTCTTTATTGCGCCGGGCAATCGCCATCAGAAGCGGTTTTTACGCCAGGGCCGCTACTACCGTGTGCATTTTATCCCCTACCAACAGCGCTTTATCTGGGGCGCAACGGCTGCAATTATCGATCACCTCTGTCGGCACTTAAGCATTCCCGAAGAGTTTATTTAG